The Vescimonas coprocola genome includes a window with the following:
- a CDS encoding DUF4430 domain-containing protein, protein MKKRIFAALSAMLMLLALAGCGAKQVDYDATCTISISCATILDNMDACDPDKREQVPQDGVILAPVEVGFQTGENVFDVLQRVCRENRIQMESKWTPLYESAYIQGIHNLYEFDVGSGSGWMYSVNDWYPNYGCSRYTVQPGDVICWVYTCDLGQDVGGGAAVGE, encoded by the coding sequence GTGAAAAAACGTATCTTTGCGGCGCTTTCAGCGATGCTGATGCTGCTGGCTCTGGCCGGCTGCGGCGCCAAGCAGGTGGACTATGACGCCACCTGCACCATCTCCATCTCTTGCGCCACCATTCTGGACAATATGGACGCCTGCGACCCCGACAAGCGGGAGCAGGTGCCTCAGGACGGCGTCATTCTGGCCCCGGTGGAGGTGGGCTTCCAGACCGGGGAAAACGTCTTTGACGTGCTGCAGCGGGTGTGCCGGGAAAATCGCATCCAAATGGAGTCCAAATGGACGCCCCTGTATGAGAGTGCCTACATTCAGGGCATCCACAACCTGTATGAATTCGACGTGGGCAGCGGCTCCGGCTGGATGTACAGTGTCAACGACTGGTATCCCAACTACGGCTGCTCCCGCTACACGGTGCAGCCGGGGGATGTGATCTGCTGGGTCTATACCTGCGATCTGGGACAGGATGTAGGCGGCGGGGCCGCCGTAGGCGAGTGA
- a CDS encoding energy-coupling factor transporter transmembrane component T — protein MRYSDVFGSCHPAVNFLYFVLVIAFSMCLTHPVCLLLSVCGAVIYHAVLLGPRSLRKSAVWMVPMAVLAAVINPAFTHQGVTILAYLPSGNPLTLESMLYGLASAALLSATLLWFTCYNAVMTSDKFIYLFGRVIPALSLVLSMTMRFVPRFRTQLHTVAQAQKYMGRDTENGSLLRRTKNAMKVFSIMVTWSLESAIETADSMKSRGYGEKGRTAFSIYRMDDRDRSLLVWLIFCGAYVLCGVLAGGLRFRYYPSLAGAPVTPMTVSFFVVYFLLCLTPAALDLAATRQWKQIEKEVRR, from the coding sequence ATGCGATACAGCGACGTGTTCGGCAGCTGCCATCCGGCGGTGAACTTCCTGTATTTCGTGCTGGTCATCGCCTTTTCCATGTGCCTGACTCACCCGGTATGCCTGCTGCTGTCGGTGTGCGGGGCCGTGATCTACCATGCTGTGCTGCTGGGGCCCCGCTCCCTGCGGAAAAGCGCCGTGTGGATGGTGCCTATGGCGGTGCTGGCGGCGGTCATCAACCCGGCCTTCACCCATCAGGGCGTTACCATACTGGCCTATCTCCCCTCCGGCAATCCCCTGACGCTGGAGAGTATGCTCTACGGCCTTGCCTCGGCGGCGCTGCTGTCGGCCACGCTGCTGTGGTTCACCTGCTACAACGCCGTCATGACCTCGGATAAGTTCATCTATCTCTTTGGCAGGGTGATCCCCGCCCTGTCACTGGTGCTGTCTATGACCATGCGCTTTGTTCCCCGGTTCCGCACCCAGCTGCACACCGTGGCGCAGGCCCAGAAATACATGGGCCGTGACACGGAGAATGGCAGCCTTCTCCGCCGCACGAAAAACGCCATGAAGGTCTTTTCCATCATGGTCACATGGTCGCTGGAGAGCGCCATCGAGACGGCGGACAGTATGAAGAGCCGAGGCTACGGGGAAAAGGGCCGCACGGCCTTCTCCATCTATCGCATGGACGACCGGGACCGGAGCCTGCTGGTATGGCTCATCTTCTGCGGGGCCTATGTGCTTTGCGGCGTGCTGGCCGGAGGTCTGCGGTTCCGCTACTACCCCTCGCTGGCGGGAGCGCCTGTGACGCCTATGACCGTGAGTTTTTTCGTGGTCTATTTTCTGCTGTGCCTGACCCCGGCGGCGCTGGATCTGGCGGCGACCCGCCAGTGGAAACAAATCGAGAAGGAGGTGCGCCGGTGA